From the genome of Nicotiana sylvestris chromosome 2, ASM39365v2, whole genome shotgun sequence, one region includes:
- the LOC138885998 gene encoding uncharacterized protein → MEARDRVVRIGASKISNTSQSIHSSTMETWETCSAVVTRPIVEKLSDPGSFTIPCTIGNFTFSKALCDLGANINLMPLAIYKRLGIGRARPTSMLLQPADRIVKRPSSILDDVLIQVGKFVFPADFVILDCRVDEEIPIILVRPFLVTRRALIDCETEELKMRFNDEEITFNVQKSMRRPSEFGNCFLIDAVEVIVETDDEVITIEDPLAACLMNLDEVNGEELAEWVLALEGRGFWDRTLEFEPLHLENRETPPAKPSIEEPPQLELKPLPNHLKYEFLGPNSALPVIISSSLLDVQVQQLLQDTTRSPLHRRTKRRPLSLALMTFMPFGGCPLAYATHPPHSNGA, encoded by the exons atggaggccagagatagggtggtcagaattggggctaGCAAAATCAGCAATACAAGCCAGTCCATCCACAGTTCAAcaatggaaacatgggag ACatgtagtgcagtggtgactagaccaattgtagaaaagctgtctgacccagggagctttacaattccatgcactattggtaatTTTACTTTTTCTAAAGCACTGTGTGATCTAGGGGCCAACatcaatcttatgcccctggcgattTACAAGAGGCTgggcattggaagagctagacccacctctatgttgttgcagccAGCTGACAGGATAGTGAAACGACCCTCTAGTATACTGGATGATGTGCTaattcaggtagggaaatttgtgttccctgcagattttgtgatcttagactgcagagtggatgaagagattcccataattttggtaAGACCATTCTTGGTCACAaggagagctctcattgattgtgaaactgaggagctcaagatgagattcaacgatgaggagataacattcaatgtgcagaaatctatgaggcgaccaagtgaattcggCAATTGTTTTCTTATTGATGCTGTGGAGGTAAtcgtagagactgatgatgaggtGATAACCATTGAGGACCCCCTTGCTGCATGTTTAATGAATTTGGATGAGGTGAATGGAGAGGAACTGgcggaatgggtgttggcattagagggtagagggttctgggatagaactctagaatttgagcccttgcacttggAAAATCGAGagactcctccagccaagccatctattgaagaACCACCACagctggagttaaagccattgcccaACCATCTCAAGTATGAATTCCTTGGACCTAACTCcgcattacctgttattatctcatctagtttgttagatgtgcaggtgcaacaactcttgcag GATACAACCAGATCTCCATTGCACCGGAGGACAAAGAGAAGACCTCTTTCACTTGCCCTTATGACATTCATGcctttcggaggatgccctttggcttATGCAACGCACCCGCCACATTCtaacggtgcatga